GCCAGCGAAGCCCTGGATGCCGTGATGTCCGGACAGTCGGGCGTTCGGGAGCAGGCGGTCGACGCATTCGAGCGCGCGCTGCGCACGATCATGCTTGTGGCCGCCGGCTGCAGCGCGCTTGCCGGCGTCATTGGCGGGTTGTGGACCGCGCCGAACGACGCCATTCCGGCCCGCGAGAGCGGGCGTATCTAGCGCCCGGTCAGGAACGTCTTGAGCTAGCTCGCCATCGCGACGCCGCCGGGGGAATCGGTGATGCGCAGGAAGCCATGCTCGACGACGGCGTTGCGGCCGCAATGCTTGGCCGCATAGAGCGCGGCATCGGCGGCCTCGATGAGGTCGCCGGGCCGAAGCGCAGTGTTCGGCGTGAGGCAGGCAACGCCGATGCTGACCGTGACGTGCTGGTGGCTGGAGGTGCGATGGGGCATTGCAAGTCCATGCACCGCCTGGCGCAGCGTTTCACCGATCTCGACCGCGCGCGCCGCCGCCGTGTTCGGCAGCAGCAGGCAGAATTCCTCGCCGCCGTAGCGGCCGGCGAAGCCCATGGTTTCCGCGGCGAGGCTGGACAGGGTTTCGCCAAGCCGCGAGAGGCAGGCGTCGCCCTCGGGATGGCCGTAGGTGTCGTTGTAGAGCTTGAAATGATCGACATCGATCATCAGGAGCGACAGCGCGCTGTCATATTGCTGCGCCTTCATCCATTCGAAATCGAGCCGGTTCTGGAAGCCGCGCCGGTTGGCGAGCCCCGACACCATGTCGATCGAGGCCATCACGGTGAGGCGGTCGTTGGTCTCGACCAGCTCGCGCTCGCGCTGCATGAGTTGCGAGGCCATGGCGTTGAACGCGCGCGCCAGCGGCACGAACTCGGCCGGCAGGCGGCTGCGCGCGGCGCGCGCCGACCAGTCGCCCTGGCCGAAGCGCAGGGCGGTCGACGTCATGATCCCGATCGGCTGGATGATCAGCTTCTCCGCCGCGATCAGCGCGCCGAGCAGCACGAACAGGCAGACGAAGCCGAGCTGGGCATAGGCGGTGCGGATGTCGCGGTTGATCGCCGCCGTCACCTTGCTCTCGTCGATGCTGACGATCAGCCGCGATCCCGTGCCGGCGATGTGCGCAAAGCTCACGTCGCGTTTGGCGCCGTCGGGTCCGATGAAGGACAGCGAGCCTTCATCCTGCCCCGACTTGAAGGCCATGTCGGCGATCGACGACATCTGCGGCATGCTCTCGAGCGGACGGCCGACCAGGCTCGCCTCGTCCGCGGGCGTTGCGAGCACCGTTCCCTTGTTGTCGACCAGCACCGCCGTGATGCCGGGGCGGCCGCCCAGCTTGCTCATCATCTTCGACATCCAGGCAAGATCGATGGTGGCGACGATGATGGAATCGATCTGGTCGTTGATCGAGGCGACCGGATAGGCGGCGATGATCGCCGGCTTGCCGATCGATTTGGCGACCACGAAATCGCTGAAGACGAAATCGCGCGCCGACTGCGCCTCCTTGAAATAGGCGCGGTCGGAAAGATCGAGGCCGACCGACGTGTTGCGCGCCGAGCATTGCACCAGCCCGTCGTGCCCGACGATCAGCACGTTGCCGATCCACGGCAGCGTCAGCGGCAGGCTGGCGCGCAGGATGTCGCAGCTTCGGGTCATGCCGCCGGCGGAGGCGCGGATATAGGCGGTCGATTTCAGCACGGTTTCGACCGAGGAGATGATCTCGCGCTGGGCGTCGGCGGCGCGGTTGGCGAGGTTGAAGAATTCCGCCGATGCGGCCGCGATCTCCCTGGATCTCGCGTCTTCCAGCGAACGGGCGCGCTCGAGCATCAGCGGCGCCACCAGGATCAGGGCGAGCAGCGCCAGCCGCGCACGGATTCCGAG
This genomic interval from Bradyrhizobium sp. NP1 contains the following:
- a CDS encoding diguanylate cyclase, whose translation is MASISFNRKRTKLKQLLGIRARLALLALILVAPLMLERARSLEDARSREIAAASAEFFNLANRAADAQREIISSVETVLKSTAYIRASAGGMTRSCDILRASLPLTLPWIGNVLIVGHDGLVQCSARNTSVGLDLSDRAYFKEAQSARDFVFSDFVVAKSIGKPAIIAAYPVASINDQIDSIIVATIDLAWMSKMMSKLGGRPGITAVLVDNKGTVLATPADEASLVGRPLESMPQMSSIADMAFKSGQDEGSLSFIGPDGAKRDVSFAHIAGTGSRLIVSIDESKVTAAINRDIRTAYAQLGFVCLFVLLGALIAAEKLIIQPIGIMTSTALRFGQGDWSARAARSRLPAEFVPLARAFNAMASQLMQRERELVETNDRLTVMASIDMVSGLANRRGFQNRLDFEWMKAQQYDSALSLLMIDVDHFKLYNDTYGHPEGDACLSRLGETLSSLAAETMGFAGRYGGEEFCLLLPNTAAARAVEIGETLRQAVHGLAMPHRTSSHQHVTVSIGVACLTPNTALRPGDLIEAADAALYAAKHCGRNAVVEHGFLRITDSPGGVAMAS